One genomic segment of Mycolicibacterium psychrotolerans includes these proteins:
- a CDS encoding lysophospholipid acyltransferase family protein translates to MWYWLFKFVFMGPLLTLLGRPKVEGLENVPASGAVILASNHLAVADSFYLPLVVSRRITFLAKAEYFTGTGLKGWFTRWFYTVAGQVPIDRTDADSAQSALTTAQRILGQGKLLGMYPEGTRSPDGRLYKGKTGLARLALETQVPVIPVAMIGTDVVNPPGSKMWKFGRVTVKFGAPMDFSRFEGLAGNRFIERAVIDEVMYELMSLSGQEYVDLYAADIKEGKGEAAVKPPTRLPEAAAG, encoded by the coding sequence ATGTGGTACTGGCTGTTCAAGTTCGTCTTCATGGGACCCTTGCTGACCCTGTTGGGCCGCCCGAAAGTCGAAGGCTTGGAGAATGTTCCGGCCTCCGGTGCGGTGATCCTGGCCAGTAACCACCTGGCCGTCGCTGACAGTTTCTACCTTCCGCTGGTCGTGAGCAGGCGCATCACGTTCCTCGCCAAGGCCGAGTACTTCACCGGGACCGGTCTCAAGGGCTGGTTCACCCGGTGGTTCTACACCGTCGCGGGGCAGGTTCCCATCGACCGCACCGACGCCGACAGCGCGCAGAGCGCGCTGACCACCGCTCAGCGCATCCTCGGTCAGGGCAAACTGCTCGGGATGTACCCCGAGGGCACCCGCTCGCCCGACGGCCGTCTCTACAAGGGCAAGACCGGTCTGGCCCGCCTCGCCCTCGAGACGCAGGTGCCCGTCATTCCCGTCGCGATGATTGGAACCGACGTCGTCAACCCGCCCGGCAGCAAGATGTGGAAGTTCGGCCGGGTGACCGTCAAGTTCGGCGCCCCGATGGATTTCAGCCGGTTCGAGGGGCTCGCCGGGAACCGCTTCATCGAGCGTGCGGTCATCGACGAGGTCATGTACGAGCTGATGAGCCTGTCGGGCCAGGAGTATGTCGACCTCTACGCGGCCGACATCAAAGAGGGAAAAGGTGAGGCGGCCGTGAAGCCGCCGACCCGGCTCCCCGAGGCTGCGGCCGGCTAG
- a CDS encoding glycosyltransferase 87 family protein translates to MRTLRSPGRAEWWPVLAWRLFQLLTAAALTAVAWRLLGHVPYRIDIDVYRMGGRAWLDGRPLYADGAMFHTRGGLDLPFTYPPLAAVVFSPFALLSLEAASVAITATTLVLLVVSTVILLTRLDVWPTTQITGEPAWVRRTWLAAAIVAPAVVYLEPIRANFDFGQINVVLMTLVIADCVPRRTPWPRGMLLGLAIALKLTPAVFLLYFLLRRDTRALLVTVASAVVATLVGFAFAWRDSWEYWTETVRNTDRIGTATLNTNQNIAGALARLGLGDDVRFVLWTVACFAVLALTVWAVRRALRADQPVLALVCVAMFGLVVSPVSWSHHWVWTLPVMVTTAVLAVRLRHVGLAAVFAVGLPLMVWTPITLLPEHRETTASLWRQLAGASYLWWALALIVVAGTVSAHAPRRRPSPAVPAVDTVQA, encoded by the coding sequence ATGAGGACGTTGCGGTCGCCCGGGAGGGCCGAATGGTGGCCAGTGCTCGCCTGGCGGCTCTTCCAGCTGCTGACGGCGGCGGCACTGACCGCGGTGGCGTGGCGGTTGCTGGGGCACGTTCCCTACCGCATCGACATCGACGTCTACCGAATGGGCGGGCGGGCCTGGCTCGACGGGCGCCCGCTCTACGCCGACGGCGCGATGTTCCACACCCGCGGCGGCCTGGACCTGCCGTTCACCTATCCGCCGCTGGCGGCGGTCGTCTTCTCCCCGTTCGCGCTCCTGTCGCTGGAAGCCGCCAGCGTGGCCATCACGGCGACCACGCTGGTGCTGCTGGTGGTCTCCACGGTGATCCTGCTGACCCGGCTCGACGTCTGGCCGACCACCCAGATCACCGGCGAGCCGGCCTGGGTCCGCCGGACCTGGCTGGCCGCGGCGATCGTCGCACCGGCGGTGGTCTACCTGGAACCGATCCGCGCGAACTTCGACTTCGGCCAGATCAACGTGGTGCTGATGACGCTGGTGATCGCCGACTGCGTACCCAGGCGGACCCCGTGGCCGCGGGGCATGCTGCTGGGGCTGGCGATCGCGCTCAAGCTGACCCCCGCGGTGTTCCTGCTGTACTTCCTGCTGCGCCGCGACACCCGCGCCCTGCTGGTGACGGTGGCCTCGGCGGTGGTGGCGACGCTGGTGGGTTTCGCGTTCGCGTGGCGCGACTCCTGGGAGTACTGGACCGAGACCGTCCGCAACACCGACCGCATCGGCACAGCCACGCTGAACACCAACCAGAACATCGCCGGGGCGCTGGCCCGGCTGGGGCTGGGCGACGACGTGCGGTTCGTGCTGTGGACGGTCGCGTGCTTCGCGGTGCTGGCCCTGACCGTGTGGGCGGTGCGCCGGGCACTGCGCGCCGATCAGCCGGTGCTGGCGTTGGTCTGCGTGGCGATGTTCGGCCTGGTCGTGTCCCCGGTGTCGTGGTCGCACCACTGGGTGTGGACCCTGCCGGTCATGGTGACGACGGCCGTGCTGGCTGTGCGACTGCGGCATGTCGGCCTGGCGGCGGTGTTCGCCGTCGGATTGCCGTTGATGGTGTGGACGCCGATCACCCTGCTGCCCGAGCACCGCGAGACGACCGCGTCGCTGTGGCGGCAGCTCGCCGGCGCGTCGTACCTGTGGTGGGCGCTGGCATTGATCGTCGTCGCCGGGACGGTCAGTGCCCACGCGCCGCGGCGCCGGCCGTCTCCGGCCGTGCCTGCGGTCGACACCGTCCAGGCCTAG
- a CDS encoding polyadenylate-specific 3'-exoribonuclease AS, which translates to MRYFYDTEFIDNGRTIELISIGVAAEDGREYYAISTEFDPERAGRWVRKNVLPKLPSPASKLWRSRRQIRSELEDFFGVDGDEPIELWAWVGAYDHVVLCQLWGPMTDLPPAMPRFTRELRQYWEDHGCPRMPPRPRDAHDALVDAKHNLVRYQLITGEKWF; encoded by the coding sequence TTGCGGTATTTCTACGACACCGAGTTCATCGACAACGGGCGCACCATCGAGCTGATCTCCATCGGCGTGGCCGCCGAGGACGGCCGCGAGTACTACGCGATCTCCACCGAGTTCGATCCTGAGCGGGCGGGCCGCTGGGTGCGCAAGAACGTGCTGCCCAAACTGCCTTCCCCGGCGTCGAAGTTGTGGCGTTCGCGCCGGCAGATCCGCTCGGAGCTGGAGGATTTCTTCGGCGTCGACGGCGACGAGCCGATCGAACTGTGGGCCTGGGTGGGCGCCTACGACCATGTCGTGCTGTGCCAACTGTGGGGGCCGATGACCGACCTGCCGCCCGCGATGCCCCGCTTCACCCGCGAGTTGCGCCAGTACTGGGAGGACCACGGGTGTCCGCGCATGCCCCCGCGGCCGCGTGACGCGCACGACGCACTGGTCGACGCCAAGCACAACCTGGTGCGCTACCAGCTCATCACCGGCGAAAAGTGGTTTTGA
- a CDS encoding class II 3-deoxy-7-phosphoheptulonate synthase, producing MNWTVDVPIDQLPALPPLPEDLRARLDAALAKPALQQPSWDAGQAAAMRTVLESVPPVTVPSEIEKLKAQLADVALGKAFLLQGGDCAETFVDNTEPHIRANIRTLLQMAVVLTYGASMPVVKVARIAGQYAKPRSSDTDALGLKSYRGDMVNGFAPDAAVRQHDPSRLVRAYANASAAMNLVRALTSSGMASLHHVHEWNREFVRTSPAGARYEALAGEIDRGMRFMSACRVDDRNLDTAEIYASHEALVLDYERAMLRMDTESPTGPKLYDLSAHYVWIGERTRQLDGAHVAFAEVIANPIGIKIGPTTSPELAVEYVERLDPNNEPGRLTLVSRMGNHKVRDALPPIIEKVQASGHHVIWQCDPMHGNTHESSTGYKTRHFDRIVDEVQGFFEVHHALGTHPGGIHVEITGENVTECLGGAQDISDTDLAGRYETACDPRLNTQQSLELAFLVAEMLRD from the coding sequence GTGAATTGGACCGTCGACGTACCCATCGACCAGCTGCCTGCGCTCCCGCCGCTGCCGGAGGATCTGCGTGCGCGCCTCGACGCGGCACTGGCCAAGCCGGCGCTGCAGCAGCCGAGCTGGGACGCCGGGCAGGCGGCCGCGATGCGCACCGTGCTCGAGAGCGTGCCGCCGGTCACCGTGCCCTCGGAAATCGAGAAGCTCAAGGCGCAGCTGGCCGACGTGGCGCTGGGCAAGGCGTTCCTGCTGCAGGGCGGCGACTGCGCCGAGACGTTCGTCGACAACACCGAGCCGCACATCCGGGCCAACATCCGCACGCTGCTGCAGATGGCGGTCGTGCTGACCTACGGCGCCAGCATGCCGGTGGTGAAGGTGGCCCGCATCGCCGGCCAGTACGCCAAGCCGCGCTCCTCGGACACCGACGCGCTGGGCCTGAAGTCCTACCGAGGCGACATGGTCAACGGGTTCGCCCCCGATGCCGCGGTCCGCCAGCACGATCCGTCGCGGCTGGTGCGCGCCTACGCCAACGCCAGCGCCGCGATGAACCTGGTGCGCGCCCTGACCTCCTCGGGGATGGCGTCACTGCACCATGTGCACGAGTGGAACCGCGAGTTCGTCCGGACCTCGCCCGCGGGGGCGCGCTACGAGGCGCTGGCCGGCGAGATCGACCGCGGTATGCGGTTCATGAGTGCCTGCCGGGTCGATGACCGCAATCTCGACACCGCCGAGATCTACGCCAGCCACGAGGCGCTGGTGCTCGATTACGAGCGCGCGATGCTGCGGATGGACACCGAATCGCCCACCGGACCGAAGCTCTACGACCTGTCCGCGCACTACGTGTGGATCGGCGAGCGGACCCGTCAGCTCGACGGTGCGCACGTCGCGTTCGCCGAGGTGATCGCCAACCCGATCGGCATCAAGATCGGGCCGACGACGTCGCCCGAGTTGGCGGTGGAGTACGTCGAGCGGCTCGACCCGAACAACGAGCCGGGCCGGCTCACGCTGGTCAGCCGGATGGGCAACCACAAGGTGCGCGACGCCTTGCCGCCGATCATCGAGAAGGTGCAGGCGTCGGGTCACCACGTGATCTGGCAGTGCGACCCGATGCACGGCAACACCCACGAGTCGTCGACCGGATACAAGACCCGCCACTTCGACCGTATCGTCGACGAGGTTCAGGGCTTCTTCGAGGTTCACCACGCGCTGGGCACCCACCCGGGCGGCATCCACGTGGAGATCACCGGTGAGAACGTCACCGAGTGTCTCGGTGGGGCGCAGGACATTTCGGACACCGACCTGGCGGGCCGGTACGAGACCGCGTGCGATCCGCGGCTGAACACGCAGCAGTCGCTGGAGCTGGCGTTCCTGGTCGCGGAGATGCTCCGCGATTAG
- a CDS encoding protein kinase domain-containing protein — protein MSPMETYQPTGALSGAVLDGRYRVDALIATGGMSAVYRGVDLRLDRPVAVKIMDARYASDEHFLTRFQREARAVARLKDPGLVAVYDQGAGAPGGQPPYLVMELVEGGTLRELLRERGPMPPHAVAAVLRPVLSGLAAAHRAGLVHRDIKPENVLISDDGDVKIADFGLVRALADAKITSTDVILGTAAYLSPEQVATGDTDARGDVYAVGVLVYELLTGNTPFTGDSPLAVAYQRMDHDVPPPSTRITGVPRQFDELVAYSTARDPAERFADAAEMAGELEVVATELGLPRFKVPAPRNSAMHQSLSFVADSSAPTADVAGPRHTRVFTRDELPPPPSEEDDEYRSLTARFAGIDLDEFYWARQRAKRVLFFWVVAVLTLAALAGAGAWTLGTNLPNLL, from the coding sequence ATGAGTCCGATGGAGACCTACCAGCCGACGGGCGCGCTGTCGGGCGCCGTGCTGGACGGTCGCTACCGGGTCGATGCGCTGATCGCCACCGGCGGCATGTCCGCGGTGTACCGCGGGGTGGATCTGCGCCTGGACCGTCCCGTGGCGGTCAAGATCATGGACGCGCGCTACGCCTCCGACGAGCACTTCCTGACCCGTTTCCAGCGCGAGGCCCGCGCCGTGGCGCGCCTGAAGGATCCGGGTCTGGTCGCGGTCTACGACCAGGGCGCCGGCGCGCCGGGAGGGCAACCCCCCTATCTGGTGATGGAACTCGTCGAGGGCGGCACGCTGCGCGAACTGCTGCGCGAACGCGGGCCGATGCCGCCGCACGCGGTGGCGGCCGTGCTGCGGCCCGTGCTGTCAGGCCTGGCCGCCGCGCACCGCGCCGGGCTGGTACATCGCGACATCAAACCGGAGAACGTGCTGATCAGCGACGACGGCGACGTCAAGATCGCCGACTTCGGGTTGGTTCGCGCACTGGCCGACGCCAAGATCACCTCGACCGACGTCATCCTGGGCACCGCGGCGTACCTGTCCCCCGAGCAGGTGGCCACCGGCGACACGGATGCCCGCGGCGACGTGTACGCCGTCGGCGTGCTGGTCTACGAGTTGCTCACGGGGAACACGCCCTTCACCGGGGACAGCCCGCTGGCGGTGGCCTACCAGCGGATGGATCACGACGTTCCGCCGCCGAGCACCCGGATCACCGGCGTACCAAGGCAGTTCGACGAGCTGGTGGCGTATTCGACCGCGCGCGACCCCGCCGAACGATTCGCCGACGCAGCCGAGATGGCCGGCGAACTGGAGGTGGTCGCGACCGAACTGGGTCTGCCCAGATTCAAGGTGCCTGCACCGCGCAACTCGGCGATGCACCAGTCGCTGTCTTTCGTCGCCGATTCCTCGGCGCCGACGGCCGACGTGGCCGGCCCGCGGCACACCCGGGTGTTCACCCGCGACGAGTTGCCGCCCCCGCCCTCCGAGGAGGACGACGAATATCGGTCTCTCACAGCGCGTTTCGCGGGGATCGACCTGGACGAGTTCTACTGGGCACGTCAGCGCGCCAAGCGTGTGCTGTTCTTCTGGGTCGTCGCCGTGCTGACGCTGGCAGCACTCGCCGGCGCAGGCGCCTGGACGCTCGGCACGAACCTGCCGAACCTGCTGTAG
- a CDS encoding Rv2175c family DNA-binding protein gives MSSIPTADDVLDPDEAVYDLPTVARLLRIPVSKVHQHLREGHLVAVRRGREVVVPRIFFDDTGHVVKSLSGLLVVLRDGGYHETEIMRWLFTPDPSLTISRDGDTERQANARPVDALHSHQAREVVRRAQAMAY, from the coding sequence ATGAGCAGCATCCCGACTGCCGATGACGTACTGGATCCCGACGAGGCCGTCTACGACCTGCCCACCGTCGCGAGACTGCTGCGCATACCCGTGAGCAAGGTGCACCAGCATCTCCGCGAAGGCCATCTGGTCGCGGTGCGCCGCGGACGCGAGGTGGTGGTGCCGAGAATCTTCTTCGACGACACCGGCCACGTGGTCAAGAGCCTGTCCGGCCTTCTCGTGGTCCTTCGCGACGGCGGCTACCACGAAACCGAGATCATGCGTTGGTTGTTCACCCCAGACCCGTCGCTGACCATCAGCCGCGACGGCGACACGGAGCGGCAGGCTAACGCCCGCCCGGTGGACGCGTTGCACTCGCATCAGGCTCGAGAGGTGGTTCGCCGGGCGCAGGCGATGGCGTACTGA
- a CDS encoding alpha-(1->6)-mannopyranosyltransferase A codes for MTTPAPSRHPAPPLQRFREFALSPQARPAWVGGLGALLVTAGGLGAGSTRLHDPLLESMHLSWLRFGHGLVLSSLLLWLGVVLMLSAWLWLGRHVIDRTATQYTMVATTGFWLTPLLLSVPVFSRDTYSYLAQGALLRDGFDPYLVGPIENPNSLLDNVSPIWTTTTAPYGPAFILVAKFVTMLVGNDVVAGTMLLRLCMLPGLALLIWAVPRIARHVGANSAAALWICVLNPLVIIQLMGGVHNEMLMVGLMMAGIALCFRGRCVAGVTLIGVAVAVKATAGLALPFMVWVWARGLRDRRGFSAPKSFVVATAACVLVFAAVFAVLSLAAGVGLGWLTALAGSVKIINWLTVPTATANLVNAVVGLVIPVNFYAVLDILRIIGIGIIAVSAPLLWWRFRHTDRDALVGIATLMVIVVLFVPAALPWYYTWPLAVMSALAQSPRAIALIAGFSTWITVIWRPDGAHGMYSWFHVLLATACAAGAWYWLHRTPAALSTPSPAPGEPPLEPDASATRPPGGR; via the coding sequence ATGACGACACCCGCGCCGTCCCGGCACCCCGCGCCACCGCTGCAGCGGTTCCGCGAGTTCGCGCTGTCCCCGCAGGCCCGACCGGCCTGGGTGGGTGGGCTCGGGGCGCTGCTCGTCACCGCCGGCGGCCTCGGCGCGGGCAGCACCCGGCTGCACGATCCCCTCCTGGAGTCGATGCACCTGTCCTGGTTGCGCTTCGGGCACGGTCTGGTGCTGTCGTCGCTGCTGCTGTGGCTCGGCGTGGTGCTCATGCTGTCGGCGTGGCTGTGGTTGGGACGCCATGTCATCGACCGCACCGCCACCCAGTACACGATGGTGGCGACCACCGGCTTCTGGCTGACCCCGCTACTGCTCAGCGTGCCGGTGTTCAGCCGCGACACCTATTCCTATCTGGCCCAGGGCGCGCTGCTGCGCGACGGGTTCGACCCCTACCTGGTCGGTCCGATCGAGAACCCGAACTCGTTGCTCGACAACGTCAGTCCCATCTGGACGACGACGACCGCACCGTACGGGCCCGCGTTCATCCTGGTCGCCAAGTTCGTCACGATGCTCGTCGGCAACGACGTCGTCGCGGGCACCATGTTGCTGCGGCTGTGCATGCTGCCCGGTCTGGCGCTGCTGATCTGGGCGGTCCCCCGGATCGCCCGCCACGTCGGCGCGAACAGCGCGGCGGCGCTGTGGATCTGCGTGCTCAACCCGCTGGTGATCATCCAGCTGATGGGCGGCGTGCACAACGAGATGCTCATGGTGGGCCTGATGATGGCCGGCATCGCGCTGTGCTTCCGCGGCCGCTGTGTCGCCGGGGTGACGCTGATCGGCGTGGCCGTCGCGGTGAAAGCCACCGCGGGCCTGGCACTTCCGTTCATGGTCTGGGTCTGGGCCCGCGGACTGCGGGACCGGCGCGGCTTCTCGGCGCCGAAGTCGTTCGTGGTCGCGACAGCGGCGTGCGTACTGGTCTTCGCGGCGGTGTTCGCGGTGCTGTCCCTGGCCGCCGGGGTGGGGCTGGGATGGCTGACCGCATTGGCCGGATCGGTCAAGATCATCAACTGGCTCACCGTGCCGACCGCAACCGCGAATCTGGTCAACGCGGTGGTCGGCCTGGTGATCCCGGTGAACTTCTATGCGGTGCTGGACATCCTGCGGATCATCGGCATCGGCATCATCGCGGTCTCGGCGCCGCTGCTGTGGTGGCGATTCCGGCACACCGACCGCGACGCGCTGGTGGGTATCGCCACGCTGATGGTGATCGTGGTGCTGTTCGTGCCGGCCGCGCTGCCCTGGTACTACACCTGGCCGCTGGCGGTGATGTCGGCGCTGGCGCAGTCCCCGAGGGCGATCGCGCTGATCGCCGGGTTCTCCACGTGGATCACGGTGATCTGGCGGCCCGACGGGGCGCACGGCATGTACTCGTGGTTCCACGTGCTGCTCGCCACCGCCTGTGCCGCCGGCGCCTGGTACTGGCTGCACCGCACCCCCGCGGCGCTCAGTACGCCATCGCCTGCGCCCGGCGAACCACCTCTCGAGCCTGATGCGAGTGCAACGCGTCCACCGGGCGGGCGTTAG